The Mustelus asterias chromosome 23, sMusAst1.hap1.1, whole genome shotgun sequence genome window below encodes:
- the foxl3 gene encoding forkhead box L3, giving the protein MFDNSQYPYNCFNYDGDDYPPCSSDEEKKISRPAYSYIALIAMAIQQSPANRVTLSGIYDYIMSKFPYYRANQRAWQNSIRHNLSLNNCFVKVPRSEGNERGKGNFWTFASGCESMLDLFENGNYRRRRRRRNVKRLQKYQCSRKGESQCPDAVDNLLHSVSYHGEKAVSSKASPLTSEIFFGNESPSGQPQDTSPLHKAESEIKFSIDYILSAPDPLPGLRAQHGSQSSRVLLLDHQQLNLQFWTK; this is encoded by the exons ATGTTTGACAATTCTCAATATCCTTACAACTGCTTTAATTACGATGGAGATGATTACCCGCCTTGCAGTTCCGACGAAGAGAAAAAGATATCTCGACCTGCCTACAG TTACATCGCTTTAATTGCAATGGCCATCCAACAGAGCCCTGCCAACAGGGTCACCCTCTCCGGCATCTATGACTACATCATGAGCAAGTTCCCTTATTACAGAGCGAACCAGCGAGCCTGGCAAAACTCAATCCGACACAACCTCTCGCTCAACAACTGCTTCGTAAAG gttccaaggtcagaaggaaacgagaggggcAAAGGTAATTTCTGGACCTTCGCTTCAGGATGTGAATCGATGTTAGATCTGTTCGAAAACGGGAATTACCggcggagaaggaggaggaggaatgtgAAACGACTCCAGAAATACCAGTGTAGCAGAAAGGGGGAATCCCAGTGTCCAGACGCAGTGGACAATCTCTTGCACAGTGTCTCCTACCATGGCGAGAAGGCAGTTAGCTCCAAGGCTAGCCCGCTGACCTCCGAAATATTCTTTGGGAACGAGAGCCCCAGCGGACAGCCCCAAGACACCAGCCCCCTCCACAAGGCCGAGTCAGAGATCAAATTCAGTATCGATTACATTCTGTCCGCTCCGGATCCCTTACCCGGGCTGAGAGCTCAGCACGGCTCCCAAAGTAGCAGGGTGCTGCTGTTAGACCACCAACAACTCAACCTGCAATTCTGGACAAAGTGA